Genomic DNA from Gossypium hirsutum isolate 1008001.06 chromosome A01, Gossypium_hirsutum_v2.1, whole genome shotgun sequence:
TTTATCATAGTATGTTCGGTAAACATTATTTTTaaagcctatgaacttactaagtttcattaagcttacttgtgttgttcaatgttctttgtagattagTGTAAGGTTCGAGGAtcagatcaacacatcaagccacACTATCCAGATTAATTCGGTAGTTTTgtaatgtaaattttggtttatatggcatgtataaggttggTCTAACAATGATATAGATTGAAATATAGTTATGAATCTTAAATGTTTGTATGAAGTAGATAGTAATAGTACTAGATAAATTTATGTAATGAGTTAAATGGGTAAGTAAAGTATAAGTAAATGAAGTGTTGATGATGTTATGCCATATTGAGaacatgttttggtttgtattgGTTTCTTGGTTGGGATATATTGGTCTATGAGAGTGTTATGTGCAGGTGTATaacaaaaagggtgagaaaagtagCCTTAAGTTGGCCTATTTTCttctacacgggtagagacactgGTGTGTGAatcagccgtgtgtgatacacggcctggcacatgggtatgtgatatggccgtgtgtcccctgcaccttgaaatTTCAGAATAGAatcctatttttttttcaaatggcCTATCACAAGGGCATAtagttggccatgtgacccaagtcaaagagttacacgggtaagaaCATAGGCTGGAACACGGCCGTGTGcgccacacggtctggccacacggacgtgtgtcctctgtttctaagaaaatttttaacattttgcgAAAATTTCTTGAAGTCTCCGGTTGAGTCCCGATTTACTTCTAACGCCtattttgggcttcgagggcccataTAAAGGGCCATATGAATGTTTTAAGAATGAGTTATGATATATGTATTAAAGATGATGAAATGTTCGTAATTAATCAGTAAAGTCTGgaaatgctccataaccctgtttcggcaacgaatatgggttaggggtgttacagtaaatgttcttatagtgccacttatcatcaatttgaacttaaacaaatcaatgaactaatatttgcttgtcacaattttgctatgcatgcaaaacatgaaagagaaaaacacaaaagacataatagtgaaatgtgaaattaactttatttatttattcattgttctaatatataaaaaacaattGTGATGAGAAAATTGGGTATAAAATAGTATGTTAATTCAAGAGGAGATGGTCAAACAAAAGGTGGAGTACAATTGCTCTCTCACCTATTGTGAAATTTTATTGGTGTAGTTCAAAAGGTCATAAGGGTTTCCGATGCCCAATTCAATATCAAACCAGAGAAGAAAGTAAGTATGAGTTTGTGACTTTTGTTGAATCTTCTTACTCTACTGGAAATGAGATTTGTGATGGCGAACTTTGTGAACCGAAAAAAGATAATAGTGAGAATTTTTTCCTCGAATCTATAGAGTTAGATGAGATAGAAACGTCATTTTCTCCTACTTAGATGTATTGTACTAAATTAAATATTCATAATACTTATGAGGGGGATATGGGAAGTGAGAAAAAATTATGTGAAAAGACTAAGAGAAAAGAGACattgagtgataaaagtctacttgatGGTCCACTTTTGGttagtgaaaatacatatgactTAAATTGGAGAGTTCTCAAATGAGAAAATTAATGAAAAGCAAGAAAATACCCATGAAAAAGAGAGGAATGGTTATATTTTCACTAACCTTAACTTGAATTTGTCTAGTGGACTTGTTTCATTTTTTCAGGAATTTGTTGATCCTTTAATAAGAGCTCAATTAACTCATTTCACCTACAACAAAGATTCTTTCTTATTCGACCAAAGACAATATATGAGGACGAATCTTTTCGAAGAAaggggaatgatacatgcacaaatggggtgaaatttattaaataccaTTCACTgaagctgccaattttcaagtttagaaAATGAGTCGACTTGCGAAAACTCTTTGGATGGATCGAAGCATTCTTGGGTTGAGATATTTTCATAGTATTCaaatatctatctcttagcttcgaaatgcactttaaatcactcaattttggATTCGAGAACTCAAGTTATGACCGCTTTAGTGAAGATTGCACGAGCAAAAATTCTGGATGAGATTAATTCAGAAATTACAAGTTCTGgacttttaattcaagtttaaatcatattgggtccgattttaggcttaatttttattatatacgagctcaattttatatttattaggtcttattattttattatttatttattccaaattttagatttttttaaatattttaagttatttagaagTTTATGTCAACaataaagtttagtttaaaactatatattatttaagttaattagagtttcaaaatacttaatagttttatttagatttactTAACTAGCCTATATAATGGTCTCTTCGTTGTACGCAgttcataattcatccaacaaTTCCTCTCTTTGAGTTAATAAAACTCTctgattttttctaatttttaagaatttctcttgagttttaataatattttcagaTTATGGGatcatttttaaactttttctttccAACTTTTCCCTTTTAGAGGGGAAGTTAGAGCTATTTGAAGGAGGTTGTAGATTCATCTGGTTTCCAAGGCTGCTTAGAACTTCTACACACCATTTTTCATCTTTTCCATGTATTTGTTTCGTTTCTTTGTTATTTCATTATGTTCTTATTTAATTGTTTCTAATCTTTGACTTGGACTCATTGTTGTTTTTCTatcttaattatttgttttaatttttaattttaacaatactaacaatatattttaaattttgaaaagtaaaaaattaaactttcgaaagattaaattttaaatgtaaataaaCTAAGAATGGTTTGTGATTatctaaagaaaataaacaaataaggaCGATTTGGATAAGATgctttgaaaaaagaaaattaaaatccgTACTTATGGACATATTTATCTGGACTTGTCCAGTGAAAAAATAACCCCCACCGTACCTATGGTGGAGCTCTCTACTCGCCCGCACCAAATGGATCCTAACATTGTCCTATTTATGAACCAGAATCAATCACATCATTTAGCTGGAATTAATACTCCTACGATTGAAGGTTGAAACGAAAGCCGAGCTCCAATTGAAAACTAAGAAGAAACCAGAATTCCCAGAAATCTAAGCTGAATGCAAGTTGATCAACCAAATtattttttcctaataaataaacaaaacttGTTGTCTAATTGTATTTataataaagaagaagaagaagaaatagcatgaaattgttGATAACAACAACAATGTATAACAAAATCCAACTGTGTTTTGACCCATGAATTTGAATGCGCCAAAATGAAGCATTGTTCACAACGTTTTAGCTTATCTCAACCTCCCTTGTTTTCATCGAAGCTCTTTGGATATGCCCCCCAGCATACTTTCTCGTCCTCCACAAAAGCTACCAAAAAAACCAAGAGAACTGGGAAGGAAAAGAAATCGAGGCAGGCAGCTCGGCAAATGCGATGCCGAGTCCAGCTACAATCCCCCGACGTTCCTCATCGGATCCGGATCTCACCGTCACAACGTCCAAACCCAAGACCTTAATCGTTACACCTCCGTCTAGTCGTTCCTCGGCGTCTGTTAGCCGTGGTAAGAAATCATCTTACTGGATTAGTTGGAGCAACATCAGTAAACTAGGCGACTTCATCGACCGACAAAAAAAAGAGTCCGATTTAACCGAAGAGAGTCTCCACGAACATAACAAGTTGCATGGAATATATTCTCATAAGTTTCGTCTTAATAATTTCATTGGTGATGAAGAAGTCGATGAAAAGTACAATAAATGCAGCCCTTATTACAAAGGCCTCACTGATTCGACACTTAGGATTAATCGTGAAAAGAACGTGTCCGGAGCCGATAGTCCTGGTCGAGAAAGCCAAACGACGACCGTTTTCAGTACGAGTTCGAGCTCTCTTTCGATTTTGTTCGGTAAAGTTCAAGAACTCGGTTCTAGTTGTTTTACTTGTACAAGAACTGGTGATTATTACAAGGATCCTGATGTTCTCAAACCCGTTAAAGCAACTAATCCTTCATTACCAGTACCATGTTCTAATACAACTTCAATGAAGGATATAAAACCGGAGATAAAGGAGGCTGAGGACAATCCTCTTGATGTTCAATTAGTTTTTAAGGAGAAGCCATTGAGGGAGAGAGTACGGGAACCATCGGCTGCACCACCGACGGTAACCAAAACCGTTGTCGAGAAAAAAGAAGCCGAGGTGAATCAAAAGTTCATATTGGCGGATAAGTACCGACCCAAAGCTTTGAAAGATTTCATCTGCAATCGAAGTGAAGCACTTCGGGTGCAGGATCTGGTGAGACTTGTTCATCTCCTATATAGTCTTTGTTTGCTGTTCCAATATTCATATCATATTCGGATTGTATAACCGCTACCACAGGTGAAAAGCGGAGAATTTAGTCACATTATATTTGAAGGACCTGCCGGTGTTGGGAAAAGAACTATGATAAGAGCTGTAATTCGTGAAATTTTCGGATCTGATCGAGTTCAGGTATCATAATATCGAATCCAGTAACAATATTGGGGAACGATTCTGTTATTGTAAGTAGATTTAAACTTCGTTTCAAGCAAATAGAGAGTCATAAATACCATAGAACTGAGTTTTACGGTGTGATGTTGGCATATTCGTTGCTAAGCTATCTTCATTATCTAGCCAACTGGCTAAatgttttcatgtttttttttcagACCACGGACGAGTGCAAGCCATATTATTTGAAGGTATGTAATTGTTAAGTATAATATtgttaatgtttaaatttcaacattaattttttgaagaaaaaattaaatctaaaatattgattaaaacatTAATGTTATATGTGAAAATTTGCATAGTAGTTCATGTGTATATTATGTTGacattgtatttttttatgtctcattaataaataatttaaaaattataaaaatatctaaatttaaaaaaaaaacataaagtatACATGAATTCATGCTCCTTCTTGACATTTTTGAGGCTGTAGGCGaaacaataaataattataaaatgtaatacaataaaaactaaaaattattggAGCCCTAGAAGATGAAGCATTTAtggtaaaaaattgaataaactaGGCATtcaattaatttatcattttattctgaatttttctcattaaaagttgaaaaaataattttttgggccCTTTCCGGTCCTAGACTTTGGGCAGTTGCACTATCAAACAACCCCCAAAGTCGGATCTACATGAATTACCATGCGGActatcatgtttaaaaatttaatgttttattcagTTTTTTCtatcaaaagaaaaaattcaactcttttttagtcaaatttaatttttaaaaaatcaaattaacaaaatatataaatataaaaggcTAAATTTGTGATTTTGAGAATTTTGTTTATAACAAGAATGCAAAAATAACAGGGGGAATCAGTAAGAAGAATGGATGTAAATATAAGGGAATCATCCAAACATGTAGAAGTGAATCTTTCGGATCTAAAAGGATACGAGAAGCATGTGATTGTGGAACTAATGAAGGAAACACAACCTAAAAAACCTTTCTCATACGACCCTCAAAACTATAAAGGTAATACAATAACCCCCACTCCATATACAGCAAAATCCTATACTTTTTAATGCCTCTCTGATTCTTTTTCTCCTGCAGCAATTGTTTTATGTGAAGCAGACAAGCTAAGTACAGATGCATTACTGTACATTCGATGGCTGTTACTAAGGTATAAAGCGGGAAATAAAGTTTTCTTCTGCTGCTCCGATATCTCTAAGCTTCAGCCGATTAGATCACTTTGCACTGTCATTAAGCTACTTCCACCTTCAAAACAAGAGGTGGGTGgtgaacaaatatatatattcgaaagACCATAAATAACGAAAAGATACATATAGTTTTTTTGATGAAGTTGTTTTTTGTTGATGTGTGAGTTCAGATTGTTGAAGTAGTGGAATTTATAGCAAAGAAAGAAGGTATAGTTTTGCCACCTAAGTTTGGTGAAAGGATAGCTAATAGTTCAAAGAATAATCTGCGTCAAGCCATTCGTTCATTCGAAGCCTGTTGGCAATCAAGGTGAGGAAGCTTAATCATTTGACTGTTTGTTTATAATGATGAAGgaataataatgtaaatgtttGTGCTGGTTAACTTCAGTTATCCTTTCAAGGAAGATCAGATAATATTAACGGGATGGGAAGAAGACATTGCAAATATAGCCAAGAACATGGTGGAGGAGCGAAGTCCAAAACAGTGAGTGCTTTGAGTTTGCTTAAATTTGGATAAATTTTGACTGTGTAGCAATGAAATGTAGTTTGTGGTTTACTCATGTGGAATTTACAGGCTATATATCATTCGAGGAAAGCTTCAAATTTTCATTGAGCATGATGTGTCTCCTGACTTCATATTCATGGTACGTAACGATCACCCCCCTCCCCCGGCCCCGcccaaataataatatataataatctgTCCAACACCAACCAGTTAATTACTTCGTATCCATGGATCTAAAAGTAATTATGTAGAGTATTTAAAGTTAAAACAGAATTGAAATGATGGATAAATCGGTGATACAATTGGTCTTTGGTTCGACTGGTTTGTCTGGttcaattaaatatataattttaaaaattttaaaaatactacaAATAGAGAAAATTGGTTTGATCAATTTGTCCCGATTCACAAATGAACAAGACCAATTCCTTATTTCGAATTAGTACCTCGATTGGGCCAATTCGATTCTGAAAAAAGTGCTCCCACTTCTTGTACtctttataaatttgaaatttctcaaatttcaaaatttaaatctaattgtTAACACAATTAAAATTCTTATATTCAATTCattgatgtgacattttaaaataaaaataatacttcttattttatataCTAATGGTGGAAATTTTTAACGCCATAGGTGGGATTAAGATTTTTTCCCGTgtcctatttattttttttaatttttttaaatacaacttTAGGATATATGACAAAATCTCAATCACATTTGTATAGttaaaattttccattatttGTATACAAAAATTTCCACCATAAGTAGGCAATGGTTAGGACCCCTAGTTGACACCCTAAAAATCAAGGTTCAAACATTGTTGTCATCTTCTCCCTCAATGTGTAATATGTGTAAGTCAAATTGCACTTCTAAATAAAGAACTCATATAAATCTTCGTAACAACATTGTAAGAAGGAGCAGCCCTGAAAGAATTAGTCTTCATAAAATGTAAAATGAACATTAAGGATACATTCCTCATACCAAAGAAATAAGTTGTTGAAATGgtaaccaaaataaaattacaaaatcttTAATGTGTGTTTGAAGGAGAAATTTGTAGAAGGGATTTCATTTATATCAAGGTTTTCaaaatcttaaaataattttacttgtTTGGATAAATATATcggagaattttaaaatttttgagtaaTTTCAAGTGGGAATTTCAATAGCTCAATTCCCCTTGTCAAATTTCATCTAAATAGATGCTTTTTcaaaatttcttataattttatttgatttaatacacATGGCCATActattagattaaaaaaaaacttaaacttcaaaaaaacgtttttatttaattataatatatactttttaatttttattttattaaaaccatttatatttttttacaaatataattatatccatattgaatgttttttatattgtttatttttgaaattattattcatattttataatttgtaaaataccaataacctaatttttttttctaaatcaattatttattcaaataaaaaaattataaatcctaatattttgaattgatgaattctaaaatattagcattttaaaaatattaaaaactttaaaattgttCATTCGAATACACTcttaaatgtttaaatatatagtttactataaccaaaaaaaatagtttactattccttcaatatatattttactatttatttctaaattagtgtgataaactaaaagaaatggaagacaaaattcaataaaaaaaattcaaaatccgATAAATTATCAAAACCGATCTAAACGATAtaaatttggattaatttgtttagagatataatttttttatctaaaataaatttttattagcctcaaatatttttttaaacaaattcattataggttctaattatatatgttttttttgacATAGAGCTTAGAACTACCCTTAATCCCTTCCGAACTCGTAAATAGAAGGATAACGCGCTTCAGCATACTTGAACTCATatcctcctacattgacaacaatacccatATCAATTACACTAATATTTAATTGGATAACCctgaatatttttgaattagtgttgttgattatagtaattaatttaatttaatttaatttaatcaaccTTAATAATTTGCAGTCATTGGTTGGAGAAGTGAAAAAGCACTTGCATGAGAACTTGCATCCTCAAGTAGATGCTTTATATGATGAATACAATGTAAGAACTCCATGATCGATATTTCCTTGTAATTTGTCTTAATTatttccattttaaaattttgttaattactGTTAATTTTGTCCTATGAAATTAATTAAGAGGGatgatgaaaacatgattgagAGTGAAGATGAAATGGGGACGAAAGTTATTGATCCGGTCAAAAAGAACAGTCGGATTTTCTCCAGAATCGAAGGTAAGTATGTACCTAATTAAACAAATGGCATTTACTACAatggttaatatattatttggtacctaagtttagcttatatgtttaatttagtatctaaatttaaattcgaTGTTCACtttagtacttaaattttttcaatttgatacttgaaattttttttgtcccaatttagtacttatatatattttccggttggttaaaatttttttctttcccttgttCTGTATTTTAAGAGTTGAGTGGGgagtaaaattttcatattagAGCAATTGATCAAACCGATTAAATTGAAAACATATTGATATATCggttgaaaataagaaaaaatcaaTTGATTTGTAAACTAATACGGACCGGTTAAAAATCGGACTGAATAATTAGTTGAACAGGCCattgttttaatcattttataattttataatattttttattttcaataatttatttaatttagaacGATTAGATTCATAATCAATTTATCCAATGAACTACGTTTTGCACTACTCTACTTGGTTTTCTTATTTAAcacaattttttattgaaattgttGGACACAGAGTTTATAGCTAGATTCATGAGCTGGTACAATAATCAATCAAAGATGGCAAATGCAGCAGTCAACACGCCCTTGACCGCCGATGAAGGGACTTCACCCTGACCATTCCTTTGCCAGTTTCTTCAATAAGTAGAGGTAGTGGACAGTGAATCAATTAGTCAAATTAGATTCAAGATAAACATCAAACTACTTGTGATCTCCATATTGGGCTGtctatttttgtaaaataagcttcattttcattactagttAAAAGTAAAAGTGGAAACATTTCAAATCCGGCCTAGTCATAATGGTCGAATTTGGAAAGCTatattggccattggaatggcttaAAAAAACTTTCTTGATTTGAAACGtacttttttaaaatcatttgaacAGTTCGTTCAAAACTAGTAAAATCGAATATTCAACTGTATTTTAAATCTCATTTCAAAAATCATTTGCCCATGAAAATAGcttaaataaactttaaaaattttaaaaaaaaattaaaactattggtttatcaattcaaaacaaattaaataaaacgtttattttaatttcataaaaaccttgcaaatatcatgaattgaaataaataatatctcaattataaacattcaatcatttattcaaaactatttcagattttcaatcata
This window encodes:
- the LOC121218424 gene encoding replication factor C subunit 3; translation: MPSPATIPRRSSSDPDLTVTTSKPKTLIVTPPSSRSSASVSRGKKSSYWISWSNISKLGDFIDRQKKESDLTEESLHEHNKLHGIYSHKFRLNNFIGDEEVDEKYNKCSPYYKGLTDSTLRINREKNVSGADSPGRESQTTTVFSTSSSSLSILFGKVQELGSSCFTCTRTGDYYKDPDVLKPVKATNPSLPVPCSNTTSMKDIKPEIKEAEDNPLDVQLVFKEKPLRERVREPSAAPPTVTKTVVEKKEAEVNQKFILADKYRPKALKDFICNRSEALRVQDLVKSGEFSHIIFEGPAGVGKRTMIRAVIREIFGSDRVQTTDECKPYYLKGESVRRMDVNIRESSKHVEVNLSDLKGYEKHVIVELMKETQPKKPFSYDPQNYKGNTITPTPYTAKSYTSIVLCEADKLSTDALLYIRWLLLRYKAGNKVFFCCSDISKLQPIRSLCTVIKLLPPSKQEIVEVVEFIAKKEGIVLPPKFGERIANSSKNNLRQAIRSFEACWQSSYPFKEDQIILTGWEEDIANIAKNMVEERSPKQLYIIRGKLQIFIEHDVSPDFIFMSLVGEVKKHLHENLHPQVDALYDEYNRDDENMIESEDEMGTKVIDPVKKNSRIFSRIEEFIARFMSWYNNQSKMANAAVNTPLTADEGTSP